The genomic DNA AGTCATCGCCACACGTCATCGACAACAGCTAgcaggttgtttttttttgtcttctgtgTGGACTCTGCCACATACTGATCATGGTTCAAGATTTTACACCCTTTTGAACAACACTCACTGCACATTTACATCGTTCAAACTGCGGGAAACCATTCGCACTAACCTGTGGTCGAATGCGGGACAATCACTGGTACACGATCACCGAGCGTCGAGCTTTGTGTTGGAGAAGCAAAACAGTCGAAATGCTGCGCGAGTCACGTGTTACCGGCGGCGGATACGGTGCCGGGATCTATCACATCTCCGGTGTGCACTGTAATGTCGATGCGGCCACCTCGGCCGACGTTCTAATCAGTACTGTACGGTCGGGTTCGTCCTGGTCGGCTGTGGGCACCCACAGTGCAAGTGACGGGACTCGCTGGGCTATGTATGAAAGGGTGTTGCGCCCCGAGTGCCGTTGAGTGCCATTCTTTTTATCATCGCTTTAATCATTGATATTATGGGGCCGCCTGGGGGTCGGGTCGGGTTGGGTCGGGTGGTTCAGCGAATGGTCCTAAGCACTCGTTGTAAGCTGGTAGTAAATCTGATAAAAACCGAACCGTCCGGGAGGAATTAGACTCTGTAAATGTCTCACTGACAGGTGTTTGATGGTGTTGATTGTTGCCAATTAGTTTAATGAGAAGCTGTTAAAGAAGTTTGAATTATATCGTcaaaaattgtgaaaacaGCAAATCTCGCGCATAACACTGTATGCTAATTtttactaccactaccacttGTGCATTCTGTAACACATTTCAAAATGAgcgacaaaaacaaacaaacaaacaaaactagaaTAATGTTACGCCCGTCCGGTGAATCTTCGCTTTGACTTTCTATGAGTTTCTTTTCCCCACAGCATGATGATAAGATAAGTGTCGTCCAAATTCGACAGTGTCAACAGACACGCTCGTCGCTCAAGACCAGCAAATGGGGGTCTCAGACGCACCCGAAATACCGCCGATGGCGGGCTTTTGAAGCATAGCGAACCGCGAACAGGCCACGTGAGTACGACTGATTCCTACCAACTGATCATTACCCGATCATGTAGGTGcacacgcgtgtgtgttttagtttCCATTTCGATCAAACCGATCCGATCTGCACTGGCTGTGATGTGATGTTGATCCACGGAAGAACATGGCCTGGGTTTGCTGGCAGATAAATGCGTTAAATCAATTCCGGAAGTGGAGCGCATGGTGCTAATGAGTTCGCTGCATCGCATGCAAACAAGCGTATGCACGAGTTAAtcgtgtgtttaggtttgttgAGCCGACAATAGTGATGCTTGTACGTGTGGATTAGACGGATAAGTGTAAGCCATTGAGAAATTGTTGGTGAACGACACGACATACAGGCGGTCAACTGCTGGTGATCATGTGGGAATAATCATTTTTTTGTACCTCTAATAGCGTGTCTCATTTTATTTGTCTCTTTTAAGAGTAACGAAACACTTCCAAATGTCGTCAAAAATAGTTGAGAATTCAATGTAATCATGATCATCCTAGCCTTTGTGCTGTATTAAACCTTTATTTCACATTAGCAAGACTTAAAGACACATAAGGGAATCCTGCCAAAACATGATacgtatgtttgtttttgagaGAAAAGGTCAATGGACATGTCCGAATTGTACTGAAACTGGATGGACGGGTTGGTTTTAAAAATGATACCAGAACGCTttaaccaccatcaccatgcaCAATGTAGTGAAAGTAAAGTGAAAAGGAATCGATGCACATCCGAGTTGAGGAGGTTGTGCACGTGATCGGTTAAAATTCCCGTTCATGATTGACCAGCGTAAATGGTGTGCCTAAAGTTGAAGTGAAAGGATTTCGGAAGTACATATGGTGCGACTTTAGCGGAATGAGACACAGACGGGAATCCAAACATTCCTCGGGTGCATCTTTCGGTGGCAATTCAAACAAAATGCTGCCccactattgattataacgTAACGCGGTTCGTTTGACTGCTTGTTATCAATTTTATAGCTGCCCTGCCTGGTAGACGACGTCtgtggtttcatttttacatTCATTTATTTCCGACTGACGAGCTCATTAGGATAGGTTAGTAATGGGAAGTTGTTGAATTGGTTGGCGATCATGACGTCAGATTACGCATTTGAattattgtgaaaaaaacgaaGTACCAACATAAAGGGGGATCGAATTCGACTAACGTGGCCATAACTGTCATAATCATCACATGAGGGCGACCTATTAGCCATAAGGTCCACAAAAGCTCAACGGTTACATGTGCTCCCAATCCGGATGACCAGATGGCCGGTTAATGGAGAAGTATTAATTAAGATAATGTACGGGCGATAATGATTAGCTGCGGCGAAGGTTGCTCGGGATGAGCTTTTACTTATGGATGGTGTTATCATACGCACCCGACCCGAATCTTTACCGATTCAATTACGAGCTCTTTCGTACTCCCCTTTAGaaaatttccatttgttttataCCTGTTAGAAGTGTTAGCAAAACATGTGACAAGGGACGAATAGTTACACCTCATATAGTTGGTTGGAATTGACCAGTTGGACTAGTATTAATACGatgaattaaatattttcaattacGATAATTATATTGGATGTACCACTGTGCCCATTGGATATCGATCAAAaattgggtaaaagactcgagaaggcccccctctgacaaaatttgttaggcactataggatatacgcctaaaggtatgcaatccgcagtacacgttgcgaaagctttacagtgtgctttcagtgtgctttcagtgtggtcaaaattggttgaagaaagtcgaataaaatattgttattatttgatttaaaccccctctccgctaaccctaccattcattttggcttactgGGGTTTCGTACTAATTTTCGGTCgtactaggggtgaacaattgggcctaaaacatgcacggcgttctcggacggtgacggaacagtaattcgatgaatacttgttaccttgcattgatattcagcaaaggaggaaacataagaatatcataatctctaaccacttgttacaatgtatattaacAAGTTctattcgttgtctattaccagtattaaggaacaatgcacaatgtttatatcaaatgggttttgaccatacagaaatcccactgtacaacaaaaatgacaggccacagtgctgcacacaaaagattctagggggggccttctcgagtcttttaccaaaaattGCAACCACAATAACAGGGGCCAATCGATAGTGGTTTGTGGGTCGAAATGGTCATTGCAAGCCTAGTTGTACGGTACAGGTCGCTATGAATGAATCAATCGTGCTTGAATGAATACCTTCACGTTAGATGTCCAGCAAGCGACGGAGCTGTGTTTAGCTTGTTAGTGGTGTCGTTACAAATGCCTGGTCTGGTTgatttttaaaccaaaaacacaGGGTTTTAGAGGATATAGAGGCTCACAGTttaagtttttgtttaaatgtcCGGTCCTTTTCTCAAAAAGttagttaaaaataaaatatttgcatacttttaggcgcgtACACTAATCATCACTCAGCATGCATGCAAttcgcctgaaggtatgcaaattatttaaaaatcgttTGTTACACCCTTTCGGGGTATCTACTGGCCGATATTAATGCCGTTAAATTGCTACTATTTTGTCTACACCACCTTAGCAGGTTAATCATAAATGCTTCGCCAATTCACCATTTTCGACCTTCGATAGCAACAAGCTATAAATAGAAGTAAActgaaaattgcatacttgtaGGGGCACAAATTTATACTGTGAAATTATGCAATTCTTTAAACGTTTTGTTTAGTATTTAAACTTCAAAATTTTATAACTTCTACAGTAACAATAACCtattttccctttccctttctaaaaaaaattaaccgaTCGCTGTTCCAGGTCATGAAAGAGTTTCCggttatttaaaaataaaatatttgcatacttttgggcgcGTATACTAATCATCACTCAGCATGTGCCTGAAGGTttgcaaattatttaaaaatcgttTGTTACACCCTTTCGGGGTGTCTACTGGCCGATATTAATGCCGTTAAATTGCTACTATTTTGTTCTTACACCACCTTAGCAGGTTAATCATAAATGCTTCGCCAATTCACCATTTTCGACCTTTGATAGCAACAAGCTACAAGTACTAGTAAActgaaaattgcatacttgtaGGGGTACAAATTTATACtgtgaaagtatgcaattcttTAAGCGTTTTGTTTAGTATTGAACCTTCAAAATTTTACAACTCCTACAGTAACAATAACCTATTTTATCACGATCAATCTCAAACGTTACCTTTTAAAAAGCTTGTTTATTTCTTCGATTTCTTCTGACCACTAGCATCCTTCTTGCTTTCCTTTCGCACCCTTTCCTCACCAGAGGACGAAGACGAGTGTGTGCGTTTACGGGCACTGGACGGTTGGGGGGATGATTTATCTTTACTTCCCGCACTGTTCACATAACTCTTGAGCTTCTCTACCTGTGGGCTGAACGCCCATTGGATCATTTTCAAATGCACCTCGGTCGGTTTACCGTCCTGATCGAACAGCTTCACACTGCTATCCTTCGGTTTGAGCTCCTTCAGATGACTGTTACGAACGATATCCCACGTTTTAGAGCCTTCCTTGTTGGGTGCCTTGGTGCGAAGATGTTTGTAGTTGCCCTTCGCCTGTGTTTCGTAGCATTGGAGAAATTCCACAGCCAGTTTATCGGACTGTTCCGGTGTTGGCAGTTGGCGAATAAGATCGATCGAAAGGTAGGGCAGGTTTTGCTTTCCACGCTCCTCACGATCGAACCGATCGAGAAAGTCTTCGAACAGTGCCACCGCCTGCTTGATCGATTTAAGTTTATCCTCATTCTTGGTTGCAGGAATGACGCGCTTAGCACTGCCGATCAGTCCTTTAATGGCTAGCTTCTGGTAATCGGGATCACGTCCCTCGAGTATGCTGTAAGAGAGGCGTATGAAGATAACAGGTAAACTGAATTTGTTTGTAAATGGAAACGTGCGTCGTACCTTAGCGTTTGCTCAGCGGCTTGTTTGTCCTTAAagcccaatcccggcacggttTCAACTTTATCTTCCGTGTCCTTCGGTTTAGCGTTCTTCGTGCTGGAAGTGCTGTTTGCTTCCAGCCATTGCTCGAATGTTTCGATGGCAGCCTTAATGTTGTTTACCTTCTCCTCGGCTTTCGTTACTGGAAGAAATCAAAGATCGATTTAATAATAGAATTATCTTTCTACATCTACATTACATCTTAATTAACACTTTACAAAATTCACGATCGAACGAAAAATGAACACGAGATTAAATATAACGATTACCTCACCCATCAAGAAACACCCATCAAAAGTGGGTGAAAGCAAACCGCTGTTCAACAGTCGAATCGGAATAACATTATGTCGCTTGTGCGTGCCACCACACGCCCAACCAGATACGATCATTTTTGACCAAATATGAATGACATCATCGTGACCCGCACACGTACCCATCGCGATCACTCACATGTTAGTACACGTTTTGCTCGGCCGATTAGACCACGCACCGTCAGCAGCTGGTACTTGTGATCTTCACTCTTGAGCAGCTCCAGCGACTCCTCGGCCTTAGCCTTATCCTTAAATCCGTACTTTGATTCCTCCTTGGCCATTGCGTGTGAAAATGTGAAATGGCCTGTTTAAAAAGACACACCACAAGCGCGCGTGTCACAGCTGGTGAATACTCGACGGAGTTTAGAAATGGACTGATCGCGATGCTCGTTCGGTCGGAGTGCGAACCGAGGTCGTATGCTTCGCACCGAATGGGAGGGATCGGTACTGTGTTTGCGGCGTTTACTAATCCGGCTAAACATAACTCTTCGCCGGCAGACCCGGCAGGCCGAAGTCAGCTGTGTTTGTTAGTGTTCGTGGATGAAGATGCGGAAGATCCGGCGCGCTGAAGCAGGTGGTTGTTTGCTTCGATGACGCGATGTTGTGGCTTCGAGCACGTTTTAGAAATGACGCAATGCTCAGCTACTCCGTATGCTGCTGGTGGGCCCATGGGCGTTGCGAGTGtgagattttttgttattttgttttgggagGTCCCATAGCTtggttttattaaaattattaataggcatttatttttaattgcgTCCCTTtcggtggtgtttttttttgcttgtattTGTAACACATTAGAAACTATTTTCGAGTATGGTCACAGTGCTGTAGCCTGCATAGCTTTGAAGGTTGTTTATGAAATGAAGTTTAACGTGCATTCATTAAACGCATTCTGTTCTGCGATCTTTGAAGTAATAATTTAGAACAAATATCTTCCTTTTCCTAAAATACATCCAATGCTTCTTAAATGATATATTGTAAAATTTTGAAGTAAGGAAAACGATTTTTTATGAATAATTATCctaaaatgaattaaaactATAAAGCAAACTCTTTAACAAATATAGCACAATAAACAGAATAAATATTTGTCCTTTTCGATCGATAAATCTTTTCGAACAGTTTGGAATAGCATCTACAGTGAGCTACGAGTTTAACGTCTGCAAATCGTGAATCTGTTTGTTTCTTGTGAGTAGCATTGCTTTAAAATTGCAATATGTTTTTGATGTTTCCATTAAGTATATTCATGCTGatttgttatattttataattaaaacatatATTGCAAAAATATATTAACGTCTGCAAATCGTAAAGCTGTTGATTGTATCTTGTGAAAAGCATTacattaaaattgtaaaatatttttaatgtttctaTTAAATGTATTAAcacttattttttaatttttatagcacaaaAATAAAGATTTCACACCAAAAGAAACAGTTCTTGTCtcaggatttttttctactttttttcGTGTAAACAACGGCACCACAGCCACTATTGAAAGCGAATAACCCTTCGAaaactaaaaaagaaaaaatcttttaaaaatacCTTAATAAAATACTTACCTCGCaaactttttttaatgatCGAAtcagaaagaaacaaacacacatcaacAAAATGCAGCGAGTTTTGTATCTTAACAAACTAATGTTTTATTTGGTAATCCTTCGTTTGTTTTCATACGACAGTTTCTGTCCTTTTGCGATGTTGTCTTTACTGGTTTTCTGTAAACTCCTGTTTGCTTTTGATTTCTCTTTTTCcttgtgtaagtgtgtgtgtgtatttgtgttaaGAACTCGGTCATTATCGGTCAGCGTAatagttcctttttttgccatGTCTCGTGTTTTAATCGTTATTTGGTTACGCACAATTTGCATTAGTTTCTATCAAAAATGTAGCAGCAAAACACTAGTGGTTAGTGTTTTCATAAGTAACAGTGTGATCTACAGAAGCTAAAAGACGCTCAAATCAGAgtttgatttaaataaaagcaagagAGCCAAACTTTAAGCTTAGTTGCAGGAGTATAGTTTTCCACCtaacataaataaaacccCTTAATTTTgtcacaaacaaaaatgtttttttttccaccaagTTCTAATTGCGTGATCGAGTGAAAGACTATTAACAATTGACTGTTTTTCCACGGTCATCGTACGTATGTATGGGATACTTTTCTGTGAGTTTCGGTTTTAGTACTGGGTTTTAGTTTTGAGGATGCTTTTGGTATACTACTATCTTAATCATGTATAGAGTCGGTCAACGGCTAGCTTTTATAACGCTGATAAGAATTTGGTTTTAAAGTAACTATGAGCGCGAAAGTGCAAGCAAACGATAATCCAATCAAATAAACAACAGCTTCCAGTATTGAGCAAATTTAGTACAGAAATGCTATAAAGATACTATTAATTTGTTTAGAAGTTGCTGTAAGACATTTCAAAATGCCAAGATCCAAACCAAGCACGAAATGGTCGAAAGTCCTTTAGCTCGGGAACAAGGTTTTCACGATACTTAATACTTAAAACCACTCACCTGCTTGCTTAAGTTACAAACAGCGGCGCCATATTGTTTTTCGTTCTCTCCCCCAAACTGCAAACAAAGTGTCGTCGGCTTCTAACTTCACTCGCAAGTGTAAACGTTCTTTTTATTTCGTCCTGTTGCCGGCCTGTTCGGGTTTCGTGGATTACAAATAAAGTCCAGTAAGTTAAGTACGTTTCCTTTCTTTGGCCTTTCTTTTTAGCCTCCTGCTCGATACTGCTCTCGATATACCCCTTGCTCCGCTCCGCGACTGCTACGAGACTTATTAACAACTAATGCTTAAAAAGATTATCTTACTACAGTAGttgtatcctttttttatgttttcatttttgttcacctttttttttaatttactcgATTGATCACATTGTTTATTGTATATTTCTTccagtggttttttttctctttcattaaTTTCCTTCAGATTCTCCTGCCCGCGCGcgctttccttcttttttagACTCTGTTTTGTTTAGCTGAGTGttgtttattcgtttttttttgttctactttAATTTGATGGTTTCTCTAGCCTATGGGAACTGTGGAAATGATACAGAGGAAAAACTGTAAATAAGTCAAACGAAATTGATCGATTCTGTTCTGTTGCGATGTTGTTTTTAGTATAAGGGTTTAAATGCCCGGGGCAGGCGATTAAACTTAAatttgtggattttttttgcctatCACATTCTTACATGCTGCTGGGCAACTGGGGCTGGGGCTTCATTGAAACCAAAACGTAGCATTAACTTAACAAATCAAATAATCATTTaagtatttttcaaaaaaaaccctaaaatatctaattaaattttgcatCTCGGAAAGGCCTAAATCAAACGGGCAAACTTTGGTTTGtcggtatttttttttaaagataacTCTTATCTTGTATCGTCTACTGAATGCCTAACAGAAACGTAACTTTAGTTACAAATGGCAAAAGAAATTTGGGTCTGTCCTTTGTCTGTTTTTAGTACAACGGTTTTGCACCCCGACATGTCTTGCTAAGAGCTTTCCACCACCAATCACACTTTGGTTTTCGAACGTATCGGTAATATCTTACACACTTTCACATGCACACTTAagtaataattatttgtttcacTTACAAATTAATCTATGCTGCTGCTCAGCACACTGCGCTACTGCAATGGTTTGGTTTGCTCgagttgtttgcttttgctgttgttgttcgtcGTGTTGTGTTTGGTAATAGTACTATGGCAAAAACCTAGAGTAACGCGCAACTGTCTAAACTAAAGCACAAGATATAAatattgtttgctgtttgctgtttgaaaCAATGTCTAGTTCTACACTTATtgtacgagagagagagagagagagagagagagagagagagcgggcgCAACGGATGGCGTGGGTATCGCAACCTTTCTCCACCAGGGCGAGGTATCGAAACAAACGAAATTAACGACGGTCAAACGATGcaaattatttgcattttgcttCGCACGGCCCTAATTTTTAAAGGGTTTGCATCCTGTATCTTTTTtttggaaaggtttttttctagtaattttttttattatttttgtggtcttttttatattcttcttctgtctctctctctctctttctcgctgtCCTACGGAAAAATGCACCAACCGTTCGTGGTGTTTGCTTACTCATTTGAAACAGTACAATTTGTACAACAGGGAAAATACACACCTATATTAGCACAGGTAACTAGCGAACCCAATGAAGAATACTGCATTTTCCAGCTGTGGCACACCTTTCGCTGCAAATGGAACAGCATTGTGCTTCGTTCCATTCACTTCCAGTCAAATGATAACattacaccacacacacacacacacacgctacacACTACACGTGATTCGAGAGGAAGAAGGCTTTAAAACCGGATCCAAGGAAATGGGGGACCCCCGTTGGGTCCCACGATTAAGCTTCACCCTAGACCCTTCCTGGATCGATCCTAATTAACCTATTACAAATAATAGCTTGATTTTCAGCATCTTCTGCTTATTTATACATGATATTTACAAGTAACAATGTTATCCTTCTCCGCGTTGCAGCTGTGCTGTCATCTGTCGTATCATCACTATTGAATGCTTTCCCAGCAGTGGGGAAAACAACAGGACTAAGTCGGTACCACTCCCagaacacacgcgcgcacgcacacatcaTCACGCTCGACTTGAAGGAACAGGGTTGGGGATAACGATGCAAAACCGGAGTAGTAACAGAAAGGATAAAAGCTTGCAAACCTCCAACAACACTACCGCACCGTGCCTCCCGTGACGGTGTTTTGTTTAGAAATCCACCACCTCCATCCGGAACGGTTTCTTCCGCGAACCGGGGCTCAGTACGTTGGGGGTGAGATGATGCTGGTTCTTGAACTGCAGCGACTGGGGTTTACTGTGCGGCGAGGACATCGTGCTGCCGGGTTTTTTCGCCAACATTTTGCCCATCGTCGGTGGTTCGTCTTCGTCGTCCGAATCGCTCCGCACGTTGACCGGTCCGCCCAGGGCGGGTCCACTGaaatcgtcatcgtcatcatcctcGTCCTGTATCGTCGATGCAAGCAGATCCACACGATAAGAAAATAAgagaggataaaaaaaattaattaatagtTGTGCATCGAACATAATACATAATAGAACACCTAGAGGAAGAAATCGGCAAAAATATACATCATTCGCAAAAAAGCACAATTTCAGTAGAACGAACCAAAAGGAgtttttgaaattgtttcaaaatgttgaaaaacttaaccgaaataaaaaaaatgttcagaaAGGAGCATAACTGGCGAACGAACAGCGTATAACAGTGTATAACAGCTTAATCTAAGTAACTACAAAAGAAAAGTTGGTAAACGATTTGGTTTGAGGATTCTCTTAAACACATGCAGACCCACCGGTAAAAAAGATAACAATATTCTTCATCAGAACCTTACAAACTAAATTTGTCTTTGGAACTTTGGAAAACTGtactattttaaattatacaaCTTAGGGTAAACTTAATATAATCACATGCTGacgttttggtttttggttttggtgccattttttaaattgtcatTTGTTTGGGATTTGCTTAAAATTATACAGCGTTTTACAGTCTATAGAACAAGTGCctacatgtttaaaacaatcgGTGATCCGACATAACACACAATCAGGCTTAACTAACTTAAGGCTCTCAAGACTTTATAAACGAGCCCTTGTTACAAGGGAATATTTTCTATTGCCGGGTTATATTTCTAACAggacattttttaaaccatctGGACACTTGCTTTAAAGCTTGAAAAAAACGCTGTAACGATTCTTGTTCCGGCACATAATAAttggaattaatttaaaaacataacGAAACATAACAAATAGATCGATTGAAAGTGCGACAGAACAATACAGCAAACGGATCTACTGTTCCTACAAAGGATAGTAGCAAATGAGTTACTACCGTATCGTCTAATTCTCTTTCATAATTACCATATTGTCATTGAATTGCTAAATTCGGCAAGGCAGCAAGGCTCTTGTTTGTGCCTATCCTCACCTGTCTGCCCATCTTCTACTAAGTGCGTTTGAATAATATGACGGTCCTAGACAACCAAGTAGTGGGGAGAGTAGccagtggtagtagtagcaatAGTATGCTGCTGCCGCAATCTCCTTTAGCCATGTCGTGTTAATAATGTTTAAGTCTATCGGGCATTACGTGGCGTAGCATTTAATAGATAccgtaacaacaacaacaacaacaacaaactctaAGAGTTTTCATCGTGTTTTTCGCCAGTTGGTTGGTTAGAatttgctgccatttttgtttgtttgttgggtgTATGTTTGGTTAAGCGTTTTGCGCACGTTAACACGGTTTCGCTATTTGGTAACTGACACTAATAATAACACGCTAGCGCTTTTATACATGGATGCTGTGGGGGCGGCGGCTGTCGCCTGTTGAAACGTTCGTATGGCGGCTACTTCGCTGTGGCCAGGAAATGGCGCCATTTTGGAGTATTCGTGGGTACTGTAGATTCGTTAGTGAGCAATGACACTTCTCAAGTTTTGCTTAACTTTACTAAACCACACACCGCTCGTGCTCGTATATGTGCGTTTGAAGTGTATCTTGGTGTGTTCTAGTGCatcggacacacacacaccctcagGAGTGCAACCTGTCACCGTCTCCATGTATCCTAGAATCGTTTCGTTGCGAGCAACATGGGCTGCCAACACGTGTTCAAGGATCACGTTCAGTCTACTGCTTCATGATGGATTTTCGGGTGCCGGTACTAGTGATGCTGGTGGTGACGAGTGTCGCACTGTTACCGGTACTGGTGTTGGTGGAGGTGTTGGTAACGTTCGAGCTGCCGTTGCCGTAACTAGCGCTACCGGAGCTGGTTCGATTGGTTTTGCCGGGTGAGGTTTTACCACTGCGTTTGCTAGCATCATCGGTTTTCGTCTATAACTTTCAAGTAATAAACTCCATGTCAATGTCACTTTGACGCGAGCGGACAAAAACACTACTACAAACGGCTACAACAGGGATGCACTACTACACTGCTGGCACTACTACTTCGGCCAGCCTGCTATCAGGTCACTATCGAGAACAGCTAGTGATCGGATTCGACAATGTGGCGATCGATGAAGACAACATGATCAAACTACGGCGGTACGACATTCAATGATTGCGAGACAGTCAACGAAACAAACGTTAAAGGTGATGAAAGTAGAAAACTATTCATAAAGTGAACTTTTAATGGGTGCGTTCGTTCAAGAAACAGTGGTGCACAGAAGACTGACATTAAAGAGGACCTGAGATTGTCTCGCTTGTAGGAAGTGTTGCAGCCAAGTTGAAGTGGGTTTTTCTATAGAGTTTCGCTTGCTTTACGAAGTTTTCAGGAGTTAGGGATTGAACATTCTTCGGAGACAGATATGCTGATGATAGTACCAATAATCGGTGGaagatacttttttttttggtaggcACATGCTCTTCACTTCGGTGAGCTACTTTGACACATGAGCTTCGGAATTGATCAGGATTTGTTTGATTACTAGCGTACCTATTTCCTAGTGAAGCGATCAACATGAGAGCACAGCACTACAACGGATGACGATGTGTATGAAGTGGCCGGTGTGATGCGGGAGTACTGTTTTGCACCGACTTTTGTCTCGTAATGCGATGAATAGGacacgtgtgtgtttgtttagcttggttttaaattatacataTATCACTTGGAGTTATATTCGTgctagttctttttttttgcttgggaATTTATGAGCGTATCTATGATGAAGAgaacggagagaaagaaaa from Anopheles stephensi strain Indian chromosome 2, UCI_ANSTEP_V1.0, whole genome shotgun sequence includes the following:
- the LOC118503200 gene encoding uncharacterized protein LOC118503200; translated protein: MAKEESKYGFKDKAKAEESLELLKSEDHKYQLLTVRGLIGRAKRVLTLTKAEEKVNNIKAAIETFEQWLEANSTSSTKNAKPKDTEDKVETVPGLGFKDKQAAEQTLSILEGRDPDYQKLAIKGLIGSAKRVIPATKNEDKLKSIKQAVALFEDFLDRFDREERGKQNLPYLSIDLIRQLPTPEQSDKLAVEFLQCYETQAKGNYKHLRTKAPNKEGSKTWDIVRNSHLKELKPKDSSVKLFDQDGKPTEVHLKMIQWAFSPQVEKLKSYVNSAGSKDKSSPQPSSARKRTHSSSSSGEERVRKESKKDASGQKKSKK